A genomic stretch from Pomacea canaliculata isolate SZHN2017 linkage group LG2, ASM307304v1, whole genome shotgun sequence includes:
- the LOC112557668 gene encoding uncharacterized protein LOC112557668: MYNCSSQRLSRGHVILERGQEVRVQLDMPQDQMDILDVRSELSLIHNSVQRKHVPTRPGSREGRYCTGPYAARVTGLELCGHVELPWSPEAVTLYGPAALSMTLHKRDTHTGYSFIAKHVKKTQSIATLLEIKTPGSKVDRNLGFDLLGDMTDLKDVRVHLGFSSPWKSAKVTGSFTNTAVLKSATCRMIVDKAVLYAVTAEVKVMRDKFDVIYFPVLEIRRPGSSDWLVKGMVSVRAHWKVLAADVLAQGFTHYPLILKTSITNTNLEKSIKLTAVHGAGVTYTFAAGTSLAFIGKGASGVDVSYFLVFTTPTRELLTLSGNGGYRPGHIFKTDLKLTIDKYKPLLAECVMTKMKRRSDVLLYGLDVSIKSAVALLKVDSVVDVKKDRMVSARVTVTHDIPSILPRDKMTVGFKATVNSNFVSKSCYITLNMDSLAIPDYSFSAKLLGEHRTKQTEAEMVVKHGQDRRDPNNQILFSTKVKHDVIDSTVANVGYKVLVSLPRKDIDFHLKGRHIHTTRSVDSACDLTFGTNQSAHAHLMFKDRSNRLLKMTGEVQIQAPVLDVVMETSVVQKNPKHFVHSVSLREGQERRHSIMTVFRESDKQSFAILSDILIHGWQNIRLTGDTRLELADLKVGSSIFFGENKYGANVASAVKANKHKLMASLYYPRELYSLMTNTEQRFDGIYSSTVKVAWEDEKRVQRPLLAVRGLLHRNHKAGGDIRKLKLSAQSPAMRGFMTVDNEKPQLLVRGNIFRGRKKSSYSTTLELKKPVSLENVQFLCKILTPDRHCHRTEVEVVHTMHPKVAELLEHLVERGFSRLTRGWLPPPKETSLSVSLQGGSGQTVNQHTAEGVHTQQWWTYVHEQDTVPTGRADIQGGITVKSTIENHIDVRLNFMHKQYGHLHEQTFKLDGRSNNDTIAFVFNNNLHHFHIRSVGELDLKTQAGVVLTEWNLETIGGSILSNFSSSWCPGGKVHFEIRGHRDINRHNELIGNIIFQTPWRDLAISLVHAQSSESFLSECSLRQSDVEIVSHRIYALFMPSLIDANLTVLTPWTSKVVGALHGRYNATALTGAVEVRWTPRDRIAADGQVTLVAWNDVSVFLSVDTPFPGARVVVYEISNKNTRHGLSSFMTLRFGFGKTYGIETLLRKDPVNIRVKLQSPYENFRVLETGVQMTGSVMKMKTDADFRLYPLIGKCECLLEWECASVPNISGKLRISTPLKMLPATEISMRLKYVDDMHISRLAVQFLPSPPFTVDAVLSLSLPFLVSVEAKTPVTGFRIFNTTIKHQVSHSLTATYLQMYYPPYQMFETRAVVDWNDTANRGALIRNDLKRFEDVNLLFWNKGSLQEFAARGKLVLPENLTSFFSRLSGKLTSTDIKQMNKTLQFLGHVTSGQIPALEADVSCIVSQKLTELTWKILFKNPENADSAAVLLSNDLHATSLFLVSLRPGLEFLGSTNVTVSEGVLLFSHSLTAHLGDNVFNESLVLSRDENVTSWVG; encoded by the exons ATGTACAACTGCTCGAGCCAGCGCCTCAGTAGGGGTCACGTGATTCTGGAGAGAGGACAAGAAGTTAGGGTACAGCTTGACATGCCGCAGGATCAGATGGATATCTTAGACGTCAG GTCGGAGTTATCTCTCATTCATAACTCTGTTCAGCGGAAGCACGTGCCTACGAGACCGGGGTCAAGGGAGGGGCGATATTGCACGGGGCCTTATGCAGCACGTGTCACTGGCCTTGAACTCTGCGGTCACGTGGAGCTGCCATGGTCACCGGAAGCCGTGACTCTATACGGACCTGCCGCTTTGTCAATGACTTTGCACAAGAGGGACACTCATACAGGCTACAGCTTCATCGCAAAGCACGTGAAG AAGACACAGTCAATCGCCACATTGCTGGAGATAAAAACTCCCGGATCAAAAGTCGACCGCAACCTTGGCTTTGATCTTCTTGGAGACATGACTGACCTGAAGGATGTCAGAGTACATCTCGGGTTCTCATCCCCATGGAAGAGTGCAAAAGTGACAG GGTCTTTCACCAACACTGCAGTCTTGAAGTCCGCCACCTGTCGCATGATCGTCGACAAAGCTGTGTTATATGCCGTCACAGCAGAAGTTAAAGTGATGAGAGACAAGTTTGATGTGATATACTTCCCAGTCCTAGAAATTCGCCGGCCGGGCAGTTCGGACTGGCTAGTGAAAGGCATGGTCAGTGTGCGTGCCCACTGGAAGGTCCTCGCAGCCGACGTATTAGCACAAGGGTTTACGCATTACCCGTTGATCTTAAAAA cTTCTATTACCAACACTAACCTAGAGAAGAGCATAAAACTCACAGCTGTCCACGGAGCCGGTGTGACTTACACCTTTGCTGCCGGCACCTCTCTCGCCTTTATCGGAAAAGGAGCCTCCGGGGTAGATGTCAGCTACTTCCTGGTGTTCACCACCCCTACCCGGGAACTGCTGACTTTGAGTGGCAATGGAGGCTACCGACCTGGACACATATTCAAAACAGACCTGAAGCTGACCATAGATAAATACAAACCGCTGCTTGCAGAGT GCGTGATGACCAAAATGAAAAGGCGGTCAGATGTGCTTCTATACGGCCTCGATGTCAGCATAAAATCCGCTGTTGCGCTCCTCAAAGTGGACTCAGTTGTCGATGTCAAGAAAGACCGCATGGTCAGTGCTCGTGTGACAGTCACGCATGACATCCCTTCAATTCTGCCACGGGACAAAATGACAGTGGGGTTCAAGGCCACAGTCAACAGCAACTTTGTCTCAAAGAGCTGTTACATCACGCT AAACATGGATTCCTTGGCTATACCAGACTATAGTTTTTCCGCGAAGCTTCTCGGAGAACATCGCACGAAACAAACAGAAGCCGAGATGGTGGTCAAGCACGGACAAGACCGCAGGGACCCGAACAACCAGATCCTGTTCAGTACAAAGGTCAAACATGACGTCATTGACAGTACTGTAGCAAACGTGGGATACAAAGTATTGGTTTCACTTCCAAGAAAG GATATAGACTTTCACCTGAAAGGGCGTCACATTCATACTACACGCTCTGTGGACTCCGCATGTGACTTAACCTTTGGCACGAATCAGAGCGCACATGCGCACCTCATGTTCAAGGACAGAAGCAACAGGCTTTTGAAGATGACTGGCGAGGTTCAGATCCAGGCCCCTGTTCTGGATGTCGTGATGGAGACTAGTGTGGTCCAGAAAAATCCGAAACACTTCGTTCACAGCGTGAGCCTCAGAGAAGGGCAGGAAAGAAGACACTCCATTATGACAGTGTTCAG AGAATCAGACAAGCAGTCATTTGCCATTTTGTCAGACATACTGATCCATGGATGGCAAAACATTAGACTGACCGGTGACACCAGATTGGAACTCGCAGATCTGAAGGTCGGGAGTTCTATATTCTTCGGAGAGAACAAGTATGGGGCAAACGTAGCATCTGCtgttaaagcaaacaaacacaagttgATGGCCAGTCTGTATTATCCCAGAGAACTGTATTCTTTGATGACCAACACTGAGCAGAGGTTCGATGGAATCTACAGCAGCACCGTCAAGGTCGCCTGGGAAGATGAAAAAAGGGTTCAAAGACCGCTTTTGGCTGTCAGAGGATTGCTGCATAGAAATCACAAAGCAGGTGGAGATATTCGAAAACTCAAGCTATCTGCTCAGTCACCTGCGATGAGAGGATTCATGACTGTGGACAACGAGAAGCCTCAACTTCTTGTACGAGGAAATATCTTCAGAGGCAGAAAAAAGAGTTCCTATTCTACAACACTGGAGCTGAAGAAACCTGTCAGCCTGGAAAACGTACAGTTTCTGTGCAAAATTCTGACACCCGACAGGCACTGCCACCGCACAGAAGTAGAGGTCGTCCACACCATGCACCCGAAGGTGGCAGAATTACTCGAGCACCTTGTCGAACGCGGATTTTCGCGTTTAACTCGAGGCTGGCTGCCTCCTCCGAAGGAGACCAGCTTATCGGTATCACTCCAAGGAGGCAGTGGCCAGACTGTTAATCAGCACACTGCCGAAGGTGTGCACACACAGCAATGGTGGACTTATGTTCACGAACAGGACACAGTGCCGACAGGAAGGGCAGATATCCAAGGGGGCATTACCGTAAAATCGACAATCGAAAATCACATCGATGTTCGACTCAATTTTATGCACAAACAGTACGGTCATCTTCACGAACAAACATTCAAGCTCGATGGCAGAAGCAATAACGACACCATCGCCTTCGTCTTCAACAACAACTTGCATCATTTTCATATTCGCAGTGTAGGAGAACTTGATCTAAAAACGCAGGCGGGTGTTGTGCTTACAGAATGGAATTTAGAAACCATAGGAGGAAGCATACTGTCTAATTTCTCATCTTCTTGGTGTCCTGGTGGCAAAGTTCACTTTGAGATTCGTGGACACCGAGATATTAATAGACACAATGAACTGATAGGTAATATCATTTTTCAAACGCCGTGGAGAGACTTGGCTATTTCCCTGGTCCATGCACAATCTTCTGAATCATTTCTGTCCGAGTGCTCCCTGCGTCAAAGTGATGTAGAAATTGTATCTCATCGGATTTATGCTCTTTTCATGCCGTCCTTGATCGATGCTAACCTAACGGTACTGACCCCATGGACCTCTAAAGTTGTCGGTGCCCTGCATGGTCGGTACAATGCTACGGCCTTAACCGGTGCCGTAGAAGTGCGATGGACACCTCGAGACAGGATTGCAGCCGATGGACAAGTAACCCTGGTGGCGTGGAACGATGTGTCTGTGTTTCTCAGCGTGGACACCCCGTTTCCTGGAGCACGGGTTGTTGTGTACGAAATATCCAATAAAAACACACGCCATGGTCTCAGCTCCTTCATGACGCTGAGATTCGGCTTTGGTAAAACATACGGAATAGAAACTTTACTCAGAAAGGATCCAGTGAATATTCGAGTGAAACTTCAAAGCCCTTACGAAAATTTTCGCGTGCTCGAAACAGGTGTGCAAATGACTGGTAGCGTCATGAAGATGAAAACAGATGCAGACTTCCGGTTGTATCCTCTTATCGGCAAGTGCGAATGTCTTCTAGAATGGGAATGTGCCTCCGTTCCTAACATTTCCGGAAAGCTCCGTATCAGCACGCCGTTGAAGATGCTTCCTGCAACCGAAATTTCGATGAGGCTCAAATATGTGGATGATATGCACATTTCTCGTCTAGCTGTTCAGTTTCTGCCATCTCCTCCTTTTACTGTAGACGCTGTACTTTCTCTGAGCCTGCCTTTCCTTGTTTCCGTGGAGGCAAAAACCCCGGTCACAGGATTCCGGATTTTTAACACAACCATTAAGCATCAAGTAAGCCATTCATTGACCGCAACATATCTGCAAATGTACTATCCTCCATACCAGATGTTTGAAACGAGGGCAGTGGTTGACTGGAATGATACAGCCAACAGAGGTGCATTAATACGTAATGACTTAAAAAGATTTGAAGATGTGAATCTTTTGTTTTGGAATAAAGGATCATTGCAGGAGTTTGCCGCTCGGGGAAAATTAGTTTTACCCGAAAACCTGACAAGTTTCTTTTCTCGTCTGAGTGGCAAATTAACTTCCACCGACATTAAGCAGATGAACAAGACGCTGCAATTtttgggtcacgtgacgtctggTCAGATTCCTGCCTTAGAAGCAGATGTGAGTTGCATAGTTTCACAGAAGCTAACGGAGCTCACCTGGAAAATTCTGTTCAAAAATCCTGAAAATGCCGATAGTGCTGCCGTGCTACTCAGTAACGATCTACATGCCACATCTTTATTCTTGGTTTCTTTACGTCCTGGACTTGAGTTTCTCGGCAGCACAAACGTCACAGTTTCAGAGGGAGTCTTGCTCTTCTCGCATTCTCTTACAGCTCATCTCGGTGACAACGTTTTCAACGAATCGCTAGTCTTATCCAGGGATGAGAATGTGACCTCATGGGTTGGCTAG
- the LOC112557522 gene encoding apolipophorins-like codes for MMISGEVQGLQLHLWLSSLGMLQVVTENMLNEAKALLDLSTLAAEAALPVSSMVSTFCRRHSDCGAHNSVSRIMLALKKNIGVACEADRMSQGKIVRTLHAIGNSGQAAQVEDVLDNCIRRKYFPEVRIAALQALYYMPCTVNRTRAEGIFHDQTEDWEVRITSYLVIMQCATLELLSKLRLTIATEQNEQVLSFVKSHVTNLRKKARSGGDHVPKFLDNAEFSSWEKEEQKLQTAKNIYASFFSERHNVGIQIDANVLWPSSSPLAFDLFIAASSNTSVAWLPRSSALKIAVDAFGDKWDLFEVGLRAEGLEPVIENIILSSFPAIRSSHKKPVRGDTGGGSLYARFQGKEIAFFRSEMFTPGQSTWPAGQTLLSALRTLSTEGRYNFTQSAILADVSLVVPTASGLPLTLGLNSSASVELAVFGKLDFHDLTSSPRNLHAAGQIRAR; via the exons ATGATGATCTCTGGGGAAGTCCAGGGTCTACAGCTACACCTGTGGCTCTCTTCTCTGGGGATGCTACAGGTAGTCACAGAAAACATGCTGAATGAAGCCAAG GCACTGCTAGACTTGTCTACTCTGGCTGCGGAGGCCGCCTTGCCAGTGTCCAGTATGGTCAGTACCTTCTGTCGGCGACATTCGGACTGCGGGGCTCACAATTCAGTTTCGAGAATCATGCTGGCACTCAAGAAAAACATCGGCGTGGCGTGTGAAGCTGACAGGATGTCTCAGGGAAAG ATTGTCCGCACGTTGCACGCAATAGGCAACTCCGGCCAAGCAGCACAGGTTGAGGACGTGCTGGATAACTGCATCAGGAGAAAGTATTTTCCGGAAGTGCGCATCGCCGCCCTTCAAGCACTGTACTACATGCCGTGCACCGTCAAC AGGACAAGGGCAGAAGGGATCTTTCATGATCAGACTGAGGACTGGGAAGTGAGAATCACTTCGTACTTGGTAATCATGCAATGCGCAACTCTGGAACTGCTTTCCAAATTGCGCCTCACGATAGCAACAGAGCAGAATGAGCAGGTTTTGTCCTTTgtcaaaagtcacgtgactaacctGCGGAAAAAGGCCAGATCAGGAGGAGATCATGTTCCGAAATTTCTGGATAATGCAGAATTTTCTTCCTGGGAAAAGGAAGAACAGAAACTTCAGACAGCAAAGAACATTTATG CCTCGTTTTTCTCTGAGCGCCACAACGTCGGTATTCAGATCGATGCAAACGTTCTCTGGCCTTCGTCGTCCCCTTTGGCCTTTGACCTCTTCATCGCAGCATCTTCAAATACGTCTGTAGCATGGCTACCCAGGTCATCTGCCTTAAAAATAGCTGTCGATGCATTCGGAGACAAATGGGATCTCTTCGAAGTAGGACTACGCGCTGAGGGATTAGAACCTGTTAttgaaaatatcattttgtcatcttttcctGCCATCAGATCGTCACACAAA AAACCTGTCAGAGGAGATACAGGGGGAGGTTCTCTGTATGCCAGATTTCAGGGCAAGGAAATTGCATTTTTTAGAAGTGAGATGTTTACGCCAGGACAAAGTACTTGGCCCGCCGGACAAACCTTATTGAGCGCTCTGAGAACACTCTCAACAGAAGGCAGATACAACTTCACGCAGAGCGCT ATTTTAGCGGATGTAAGTTTAGTTGTACCTACAGCTTCTGGTCTGCCTCTGACGCTTGGCCTCAACAGTTCGGCCTCTGTGGAGCTCGCCGTCTTCGGGAAACTAGATTTTCACGATCTGACCTCCAGTCCCAGGAATCTACACGCTGCCGGGCAAATCAGAGCAAGGTAG
- the LOC112556519 gene encoding galactoside 2-alpha-L-fucosyltransferase 2-like isoform X2, with protein MTRIRKCFVLPLGIALILACELFIMNKFLSQSINWRKSPVVSPGTNVSLPTANSLLDNTAVLATLNVVPHNSFDILTALTSTSSSTGQPVTTPTKGHVSHSSFTSQGGTNRTGVTTPSDPLIASKVLCISFIGRLGNQLFQYASLLGIALKTKRIPVYLGKTLLSDVLRNTSLIDASSRYADRCNDIFEIEDSCGKFYQRFFELDSEIDFRIGYYLQSWRYFTQHEAEVRHALTFKETIVSQAQQTVDSLRQKFNRTLTGVHVRRGDYLRNPLFGYKPAPIEYLLHAMDYVRKRFGDVVFVVSSDDLQWCSQQFANKSDVTVLQHLSSPAVDMMILASLDHMIMTVGSYGWWASFLNPGITVYYRDFMDPGTYLSRHYHLNGTDYYCPDWISLS; from the exons ATGACAAGAATACGAAAGTGTTTCG ttctgCCTCTCGGCATAGCCTTGATTCTTGCTTGCGAGCTGTTTATCATGAACAAG TTCCTAAGCCAAAGCATAAACTGGAGAAAATCACCGGTTGTGTCCCCTGGAACAAACGTTTCTCTGCCGACGGCAAACTCCTTGCTGGACAACACCGCGGTCCTTGCGACGCTTAACGTTGTCCCGCACAACAGCTTCGACATCCTGACTGCACTGACCAGTACATCCTCGTCCACCGGTCAACCTGTCACCACTCCTACTAAAGGTCACGTGTCGCACAGCTCCTTTACCTCCCAAGGTGGTACAAATAGAACTGGAGTCACCACACCGTCGGACCCGCTCATCGCCTCCAAGGTGTTGTGTATCAGTTTTATAGGCCGACTAGGAAACCAACTCTTTCAGTACGCATCCCTTTTGGGCATAGCTCTCAAGACGAAACGGATACCGGTTTACCTGGGGAAGACTCTTCTGTCGGATGTGTTGAGAAACACTTCACTGATTGACGCTTCTTCCCGCTATGCAGATCGGTGTAATGACATCTTTGAAATAGAAGACAGTTGTGGTAAGTTTTACCAGAGGTTTTTCGAGCTTGATTCTGAGATAGATTTCAGGATCGGGTATTATCTTCAGTCCTGGCGATATTTCACCCAACACGAAGCGGAAGTACGTCACGCGTTGACGTTCAAGGAAACAATTGTGTCGCAAGCTCAACAAACGGTCGACTCCCTCAGACAGAAATTCAATCGCACACTGACAGGTGTCCATGTACGCAGAGGAGACTATCTCAGGAATCCTCTTTTTGGATACAAGCCAGCACCTATCGAATACTTGTTGCATGCTATGGACTACGTCAGAAAAAGGTTCGGTGACGTCGTTTTTGTCGTTTCTTCAGATGACCTCCAATGGTGTAGCCAGCAGTTTGCTAAcaaaagtgacgtcacagtgctGCAGCATCTGTCATCGCCTGCGGTTGATATGATGATTCTTGCGTCACTGGATCACATGATCATGACGGTGGGGTCCTACGGGTGGTGGGCGAGTTTTCTGAATCCCGGGATTACCGTCTACTATCGAGACTTTATGGATCCGGGCACATATCTATCAAGACACTATCACCTAAACGGAACGGACTACTACTGTCCGGACTGGATTTCTTTGTCCTGA
- the LOC112556519 gene encoding galactoside 2-alpha-L-fucosyltransferase 2-like isoform X1 — MTRIRKCFVLPLSIALILACELFIMDKVSSDFFPFQFLSQSINWRKSPVVSPGTNVSLPTANSLLDNTAVLATLNVVPHNSFDILTALTSTSSSTGQPVTTPTKGHVSHSSFTSQGGTNRTGVTTPSDPLIASKVLCISFIGRLGNQLFQYASLLGIALKTKRIPVYLGKTLLSDVLRNTSLIDASSRYADRCNDIFEIEDSCGKFYQRFFELDSEIDFRIGYYLQSWRYFTQHEAEVRHALTFKETIVSQAQQTVDSLRQKFNRTLTGVHVRRGDYLRNPLFGYKPAPIEYLLHAMDYVRKRFGDVVFVVSSDDLQWCSQQFANKSDVTVLQHLSSPAVDMMILASLDHMIMTVGSYGWWASFLNPGITVYYRDFMDPGTYLSRHYHLNGTDYYCPDWISLS, encoded by the exons ATGACAAGAATACGAAAGTGTTTCG tACTGCCTCTCAGCATAGCCTTGATTCTTGCTTGCGAGCTGTTTATCATGGACAAGGTGAGTTCCGACTTTTTCCCTTTTCAGTTCCTAAGCCAAAGCATAAACTGGAGAAAATCACCGGTTGTGTCCCCTGGAACAAACGTTTCTCTGCCGACGGCAAACTCCTTGCTGGACAACACCGCGGTCCTTGCGACGCTTAACGTTGTCCCGCACAACAGCTTCGACATCCTGACTGCACTGACCAGTACATCCTCGTCCACCGGTCAACCTGTCACCACTCCTACTAAAGGTCACGTGTCGCACAGCTCCTTTACCTCCCAAGGTGGTACAAATAGAACTGGAGTCACCACACCGTCGGACCCGCTCATCGCCTCCAAGGTGTTGTGTATCAGTTTTATAGGCCGACTAGGAAACCAACTCTTTCAGTACGCATCCCTTTTGGGCATAGCTCTCAAGACGAAACGGATACCGGTTTACCTGGGGAAGACTCTTCTGTCGGATGTGTTGAGAAACACTTCACTGATTGACGCTTCTTCCCGCTATGCAGATCGGTGTAATGACATCTTTGAAATAGAAGACAGTTGTGGTAAGTTTTACCAGAGGTTTTTCGAGCTTGATTCTGAGATAGATTTCAGGATCGGGTATTATCTTCAGTCCTGGCGATATTTCACCCAACACGAAGCGGAAGTACGTCACGCGTTGACGTTCAAGGAAACAATTGTGTCGCAAGCTCAACAAACGGTCGACTCCCTCAGACAGAAATTCAATCGCACACTGACAGGTGTCCATGTACGCAGAGGAGACTATCTCAGGAATCCTCTTTTTGGATACAAGCCAGCACCTATCGAATACTTGTTGCATGCTATGGACTACGTCAGAAAAAGGTTCGGTGACGTCGTTTTTGTCGTTTCTTCAGATGACCTCCAATGGTGTAGCCAGCAGTTTGCTAAcaaaagtgacgtcacagtgctGCAGCATCTGTCATCGCCTGCGGTTGATATGATGATTCTTGCGTCACTGGATCACATGATCATGACGGTGGGGTCCTACGGGTGGTGGGCGAGTTTTCTGAATCCCGGGATTACCGTCTACTATCGAGACTTTATGGATCCGGGCACATATCTATCAAGACACTATCACCTAAACGGAACGGACTACTACTGTCCGGACTGGATTTCTTTGTCCTGA